The Struthio camelus isolate bStrCam1 chromosome 15, bStrCam1.hap1, whole genome shotgun sequence nucleotide sequence GTGTTCTGATATCAACCGTGCTGTTCCCATTTGTGTATGGGCCCCAAGGAGGTCACATTTGTCCCCATGTCGGCTGCCCAGATATAAACCCCTTCCACACACTGCAAGGAAGAAGGTCAATTCTCCTTCAGCTCTGCAAACCAACATTTTCTCCAGTCAATTTTATCAGTGATCTGTCCTTTCTTACTCCACATCCAGTTCTTTTTCCTGAAGTATTTCCTGCAGTTCACTCTAATACTGCTTCCTAATAGCAGCAAACTACTACTTCTGCTATCAACAGATTGACCTttactccccccccaccccccgcaaagcTCCCTCTCAAGACATCCACCCGCGCGCTGGAGGAAAAGAATCCCATGCCAGGCTCcgtgccagccccgctcagcaaCTTACCCCgagtgcacagcagtgctccTGATGCCATGGCCACTTGCAAAGCCTGAGCCAGTCTGTCTAGAGCCAGTTCGATCTCTTTGGACGCATTGAGAGGATTGAGTTCATCAGACAGTCTGTTAATTTCCTCAACAAGTGGAACCACATGGTCAAAGGGCACTAACCCCAGGCGCCCGTAAAGGTTCTTCTCTGTTAAGTGCCCCTGAAGCATCATAAGAACCTGCAGGACACTTAAATGCAGTTTTGAATACAGCTGATGGCAGTCTCTGTCATCTCCTGCAGGTGAGTCCTTGGCAATTTTGCTGGGGGGGTGTCCGTTTGAGAGAGaggctttcttcttccttttataaGCCAAGGGGGCCTTCACACACCAACGGATCAGTCCAGTGAGTGGGGTAAGCTCTAAAAACCCTATTGGCAGGTTGGCTGCAATAGGAGTGTTTAGAAAGGTAATGAGGATCAAGCGGGGGTCTTCAAAGATCCAGGAAACAATCAACTCGAGCAGATCTGAAGGAGGGATGAGGTCATCTGAAGATAAGAAAGATACTGCTCAGTAAACAGAGCCCTGCACTCGAGCACAGGACCGTGGTTTTGTCACAAATCCCTTACCCATACACTTCCTGCACTGGCACAATTGAATTTCAGAACTTCCCCAACTCTGCTGTTTTTTTCAAGACACCAGCAGCAGATGTTCTTTTGCCCAGAGAGAGACAACCATATTCTTATCAGCTTCACCTTCTTCACCAGTTCTGCAGACTCCACCACATTTCAACATTTAACCCCTTTCACAACAAAGCTTCTTTCatcatttccttcctctcccaccccATCACCTGCTCACTCTTCCTCTAAACTTGGTCTCCATTTGTCCCTTGCCAGAGGAAgtacaaagggaaagagaagaggcaaaACTTGTTGGcacttcttcctcctcaccccAGTCACTCAATTGATTTTCTTTAAGAATTACATAAATGAGCATGTCTTGTGGAAAAACTTAACTCGACAACACAATCACACGACAGGCAAAGGATTATAAGATTGTGTAAAGTTTCAACTACGAAGCAATAGGCGGTCAGGAAATGGAGCCTGATTAGTCTCAACAGAAAAATTTACTCCACAGTAACCGTGTCTCATTCCGTCACAGTGGTAGACTGCCCAGACTCAGTGCGATATCTTTGCTGTGAATCGCATACACGTCAGCAAAGGACTCGGCACTGAACTGATCTAGTCAGGTCTTTTGTACCTTGACCTGGTGGTGGAAATGACTTAGAGGAAAAAGTCATTTGGACTACAGAACTACCCAATCCAGGGTCAGCACTTTCTGGTTTTTACCTTCTCTGAAACTTCTAACTACCACAGGTGCTGGCTGTGTGACTAAATCCTGTCTGTTCTCAGAACACGGTGAAGACTGCCCAATTacatatcacagaaaaaaaacaagcttccTCTTCTTGTACGACCATAACATCTTAATGAAGTCaaggaattggaaaaaaaaaaaaaaaaagatttactgacTATAGCTATTTCCTTTTTGACATATCTTTTAATTAGTTGGATGAACTTTCAAATGCTTACACAATATGTGTATAAAATATTGAGAAAGACTATGCTaccaagttcttaaaaaaaaaaaaaaaaaaagctctaagcCCAGACCTCTTTCCCACTAATACCAAGCTGTTTATCTAGAGAAGGCTGTGCAAAACACTTCCTTTATCTTCCACAAATAGCATTTGCTTTCTTGAATGATGTGGGAAGTTGGCATTTAATGTGGTTGTTCCTTAGATTATCACAAGTTCTCTCTCTCAGCGAGTAAACGTAAACCAATCTTactttacacacatacacacgcttCTGCTCTTTGAGCAACAACACCTGGAGGCAGGTCATATCAATAGCTAGTCATGGATACAGTTAAACAGTGCAGGTTTGCACAACAAGTTGATTACATCTCTTATTCCTGTTCAACAGAAATCCTGCTCCAGCTCGCAAATACTaagaatttacatttttcacCTTTTTGAGAGGAGCTGGTTTGACAGCCACCCCTGAGTCTATCTGCTGGGTAGATGGCACTCAACAGGAGGGTAAAACTTCCCAGCCCAGGCAGACCAGCTTTCACACCTAGAGTTTCTCAGTCAGTAAGGACCCTTTGTGGAGGATGTTGCTGTTTGTGTTATATGGTTGCTTCTCTATTAAAGACTATGCCTTCAGCCACTGGGTGTTATTTTTATTCTCACCCCAGTGACAGATGATGTaacagtcacataccccaggatGCTTCTGGTAGTAGCTATATGGTAACAAGCATCTTTAGAATTTGAACAGTTAATTTGCTTGCAACAGTTAATTCATGTTGCACTATACTATATTACTTATTTTGAGAGACATAGTTTGGAAACATTTTACCTGAAGAGAGGTCGTAGAGAGCCGTCACTGATGTAATGAACTGGCAGCAGAAGCGAGGACTGGCACTGAATATCTGTTTCAGTGTTTGGATGGAGCCTGGCACCAAGTTGCAGTAGTCATCAACCAAAGCCCGGGCTAGCCTCACACAGTACACAGCGGGGGTACGCTGTAGGGATGCGGGATAACATACAGAGAAAAGCAGTGTAAACCAAATCACAGAAAGTTCTAGAGAGCCGACTCTGTATTGCTCTTCCTATTCTGCTGTAAAACACCTGACTCCTGCACATCCCATGAGGGAAGCAGGAACAAAGATGCACTTCCTGAGATCAACAGTGGGGAATCTCTATGGGGTAAGGAAGGGACATCCTTCAGAGAGATATGAGAGACCTTAGAAGTACTGCATTCATGGAAGACAGGCACTGGAACTTTTTGCCCAAATCTCAAGAGAGAGGCAAACACTGCCTCTTCTGCCCTACCCACGCTTGCACACCAGGTAGTTTCTTTCCCAAACCCCCAAGTCCAGTTCTTTGGCCAACGTGACCATGAACTGCCACAGTTTCATCCCACTTCCTGTTCCCTTTGTCAAATCATTCACTGATCCCTTtcaacaggccaaaaaaaaaaccaaccctgtCTTCTGCCAACACAGCAGGCAAACGGATTGGCAAAAgctctgcccagtgctggagcaAAGGAACAGACACGAGCACAGACGTGGGGTGAAcacagctgcagcagccagcCGTTACCTTGGCTTAAACTGCCACAGAACAGCAACTGACTCCAGCCAGCTGTGACTGATCCTCAGGTGACACAGCACACCCGCTAACAGTTGTGGCAGGCTCCCTCATTCTTTCCCAGAGCTTGCCGGGTTTGCACAAAAGCAGTACCTGCAGCCAGAAGGCAGCACATTCCAGAACGGGAACTCGGCACACAGCAACTGCCATGGAAACCAGCTTTCCCAATAAAGCCATCCTGTTGTCATCTGCTTTGTTTCCTTGAGGGCTgaagagagatgagaaaatgaTCTGCCGGACTGAATCCTTGGTTTGTTCTTGGAAATAATTGCACATGATCTCAAGGAGCTGAAGTTCTTGAAGTGAATTTaatctctgaaagaaaacagaagcaaagctgcaaaATACACTGGAGCTCTAGAAGAATCAAGAGTTGCTTTTGCGAAAGAAAGCAACAGTAAAGGCTGAGAGCTTCTCAGAAGTGTTAGAAGCTCCACCAGGCTGCAGCCTGTCCACATTACCTTTATTACTATCTCTCCACAATCTCACGGCCTCTCTTGGGCCCCGTGCACATATACAAGCTTCCTAAACAACCACTGCATTTATCCAGTTACACAAAAAAGGCTTTTGCGTAGCTCGCTACACAAGACTAGCGCTTGCTGTACAACCAAACGCTGCCTGTGAACTCAAAGATAAGCCCTACAGCAAGATTGGGCTGAAACATATTTCCTCCCCCTCCAAGTAGCCTTGCTAAGAGCACCGCCAGGCAGGCAGGGCTGAAAGCCAGGCCCGAGGCCTGTGCACCCCCTATATTCACCAGCAGCAGTGGTTTCTAATCGCTACTctccaccccacagccccagcctgcacctAGCCCTGCACTCCGAAAACCTCGATACAGCCTGGCAGCGGCATGGGGGGACCTGTGGGCAGTCTCCTGGGGCCTCAGCCCCCACTGACCCTCTGCAGGACCCCACCCAGGCTCCCAATACCCCCTTTAGTCACTTAGGGTTTGCCCTGTCCCCACTCCGACCTTCAGCCCCCAGCACTTCCCAAGGGCCCGGTCCTGTCCCCACGAGGACTCAGTCGCCAGCAGCTCCCGGGGCCCCTTCCTGTTCCTCCAAGGGCActgacccccccccgggagccccagccccccccaggacccccggccccggggcggccccgccgggcccacCTTGGGCGGGGCGCCGCGCTCCTTGGGGACCTGGAAGAGGAACTCCTcgaggagctcggcggggcccTTGTCGACGAGCGGCAGCGGGGCGCTctgcagctggctgctgaagtAGATGTCGAGGTGGTAGAGCACCTCCTTGGCGGCGCTCAGCGCGTCCCGCCGCAGCAGCGAGTGCCGGATGTCGCTCatggcggccgcccgccgccccccggcccggcccgctccgtcgggccccgcgcggcgcggcgctgcgcggcctcCCACCGCCGCCGAGGCGCGACCGCTACGGAGGCCCGCGGCGGCCAAAACAAGCGAGGTGGCGCCCGCTGTGcgcagcgccccctggcggccccgCCCGcaccgccggggcggccccgccgcgggggggaccgggaccggggcccGCACCGGGGGGCTTGGTCATGCCGGAGGGGGTGGGCCTGGGGCTgatcccgggggggggtctcactcTTGGGGTGGGCCTGGCCCTGGGGCCGatgcgggggggggtctgggcgtTGGGGTGGGCCTGGCGCTGGGGCTGATGCGGGGGGGTCTGGGCGTTGGGGTGGGCCTGGCGCTGGGGCCGatgtgggggggggtctgggcgtTGGGGTGGGCCTGGCGCTGGGGCCGATGCGGGGGGGTCTGGGCGTTGGGGTGGGCCTGGCGCTGGGGCCGATGCGGGGGGGTCTGGGCGTTGGGGTGGGCCTGGCGCTGGGGctgatgcgggggggggggtctgggcgtTGGGGTGGGCCTGGCGCTGGGGCTGATGCGGGGGGGTCTGGGCGTTGGGGTGGGCCTGGCGCTGGGACCGatgtgggggggggtctgggcgtTGGGGTGGGCCTGGCGCTGGGGCTGATGCGGGGGGGTCTGGGCGTTGGGGTGGGCCTGGCGCTGGGGCTGATGCGGGGGGGTCTGGGCGTTGGGGTGGGCCTGGCGCTGGGGCCGATGCGGGGGGGTCTGGGCGTTGGGGTGGGCCTGGCGCTGGGGCTGATGCGGGGGGGTCTGGGCGTTGGGGTGGGCCTGGCGCTGGGGCTGATGCGGGGGGGTCTGGGCGTTGGGGTGGGCCTGGCGCTGGGGCCGATGCGGGGGGTCTGGGCCCCCTGGAGAAGTCTGGTGCTGGGGCTGCGCCCGCCGTGGGGAGATGCAGGCCCTGGCGCTGATATGGGCAGGATTTGGCCCTGGGAAGGGcaggagctggcccggctgctgctgggagccCGGCCCTGGGGCACCCGTGCAGCGAGGGGACTCAGGGTGCTGTCCGGAGGCGGGGGGCTGCGCCTGGCCCGCAGGCCGCTCgcccccaccctggggtgctggtCTCGCCCGGCCGGCGGGACCCACAGCCCCGCGCGGGACCCACCGGCCAGCGGCCCCCACAGCGGGAAACGCCCCAGGCCTGGGGCGCCCACGGCAGCCGCTGGTgatggggcaggagagggatgcgtccccctgccggccccgcgtccccgttgggctgggggacagggaggccgaagccgccgccgcccccgcacgCCCCCGGCTCGTCCCGCACCGCTGACGAACGCTGCGCCCCGCGAAGACCCCGCGCGGCCCTTTGGGGAAACTCGGCAGCTGCGTTTGAAGGCCGGGGAGCACTGGGGACACAAGTCAAGGCAGGCGGCGGGGGACGAGCCCTGTGGGAAGCTGCGCCgggtgggcagcggggccgggccgcaggACCGGCTCCGGAGGGGACAGGAGCGCGGGACGGACGGGACGCCCGTGCCCGAGGGGACCgtggccccgcggggccccgggagCAGCTCGGCGACTGCAgggcctcccctccgccccgccaaGCCTGGTGGCCCGAGGTGCTGGCACCGGCCGGCGCCCTGGGGGACAGGTCTGCCTTGGGGACGCGTCTTTTCCTGGGTGCCCAACGCCAGCTCCCGGGGAGGCTTCGGGAAGAGATGTCTACCCCGACCCGGCGCTACGGGGGCCGAGCGCTGCCCAGACGTGAAAGCACCTCCCGGCCTGCCAAGGACTTGCCCACAGGCCTGCAGAGGTGTCCGCGGCCATGTCCTCCTCCCCGGTGGCACCGCCAGGTCCAAGGCAGGCTCAGGGCCACCTCCGCACCCAGCCATGGCACAAAAGCCACAAACCATCTCGCTTGGGGTGCTGGATGGGAAAGGTTTGGTGTCAGTCGAATAAACgctgttgtaaaaaaaaatccgAGCAGGCCACGAGGGGATGGGGCTCTTCTCACGCGGCAGCAGGTTCTGGTGAAAGCTGCCGAGCGAGGGCcttcccggcaggcagagcgatgCGCTGGTGTTTTGGAGTTTGCCGTTATCCTCGAGGGTTTGGTGGGATTCGTTTACGCCCTCGGAAGTCTTCGTCGGCGTTTCGATCGAGCCAAGCGCTTCCTTGGCCTCGCGCTGGAGACGCGTTATTGGCACTGATGGAAAGAAGTCTTTGTTTTCACTGAGTAAACCTTTGCTTTCGCTGAAAAAGGCCAGACGGAGCCCGAGGCCTCGTGCGCGCGTTGGCCGTGTGACCGCTTGGTAAGGGGAGTTCAGCCCTCCCCGTAAGTGCAGGTGCAGCTTGTCCTTCCTCGGGCAGAGAGCGAGCACGACACCAAAGGTACGTCGCGCTGCCCTTTCCCGCTCCACCGGCAAAAAACAGGCTTGCCCCGTCTCAGGCTCCGGGCGCCCCGGGGAGCGCGGCGCTTGGCACACGCGTGCTTGCACGGCGCTCGCAGCTGATAGTCTGGGAAGGACTGGGGGGAAGTTTTACCCCAGGGAGTTCGGCGCTGCGTGAAATACTTCCCGCGGGCGTtttcccttgggggggggggcggccgtgctgcgTTGGGGGGCTCCCGTGGGAATCCAGCCTGGGCGAggaaggggccggggcaggcgccaGGCGGCAGGATACGGCCCgtgcgcctgccccagccccgccatggggcgggagggggcaggGCCGGGGTACGAGCCCCAGGGTGTCTGTCCCGGAGGGCGAGCGGCGCGGCAGGCGCAGGGGCGCCGTTGGGAGGACCCTCACCCCGGCCGGGTAAGGATGCTCGCAGGCAGGGAAGGTGCCGGGGGGGTATCCGGGATGCCGGCAGGCGCAGGGCACGGCAGCTGTAGGGTTTTGCGGGTCTCTGTCCCAGTGCAGacgcggggacggggagggaCAGGCGCGAGGCAGGGGACTTGAGGGCCTCCCCGCCGAGATGAGAGCTGCCGGGGAGTCGCAGGGAGCACGGGAAGCCCGGCAGGTTCCCGTGCGGCGGTGGCTCTCCCTGTCACGTGGGCACCGGCACGCGAGGCAGAGTCCCGTGCTGGATCCCTGCGTCTCTTCACACCTCGGCGACTGAAAGCCAGGGAAGAGGgaggccgggcggccgcgggctgtTAGAGGACAACTCTTTCCCGCAAGCGCTGCCGGGCACCAGGCGCTGCAGGCTGGGAGCTGCCGGCTGCTGCGGCAGCCCCGTGGCGAGGCGGAGGGAAGGGGCTCTCGTGGGAGCTCGCTCCGGCGGGGCGGATGCCCTGAGAAAGCCCTGCTTGGCGTCACTCTCCTGTGGTTCCTGGGCACCGGGGCTGGAAGGGATCCGGTTGGGCCAGTAGCTCCCTTTTTCCTTGGAGCACTTGTCCAAGGCTGAGCCCCTCTGCTCCAGGCCAAgagaggcggctgcggggagCGTGGCGGTGGGGCAGCATGCAGCCACCCCGTCCTGGCGGACtgtggctgtggggctgggcgagcaggagggcaggcaccctTAGGACTGGGGGAGCCCCGAAAGCACAGCTTTCTGGTTGCCTGGCTGAGGTTGGAGCCAGACGGGTGGACCAGGGTGCACTGGCCTAGATGGCATCAGTGGGCTCCTGGTGGTAGGAGCCTACTACCTAGGGTGGATTCCCTAGAAGACAGGCAGAAAAAGTGCACAGCAAATGAGAAATAATGTGGAAGAGCATCGGTGTGTCACCTGCAGAAAGCACTTTTATTGCAGAGCTCTGCTTGGGACCAAATCCTGCCCTAGTCACATCTCAGGATGGCAGTGGGGTGCTCGTGGGTTCACACCTGAGCAGAGCTGGTCCCTCCACTCCAGGGTCCTCCgctgaggagaaggagggaggtcTGCAAGGCAGGGCTGACCCAGCCTCCAAAGGGCACCCCAGTGCCccagctccctggcactgaggAGCTGACCTTGGCCGCTGCACCTGGTAGAGGCCATCGTGCCTTCCAGTGCAACCAGTATGGCAAGTGGGAATCCCCCGGCCACCCTCATCATCTGTGTCAAATTCCcctgccagccctgtgggctGAGCCCGTTCCTGCCCCTCTGCACTCAGGATGGGGTCTGCAAAGCTGGCGCTGACGCTactggctgcagctctcctgctaCCTGCGGCTGCCACGCTGAAGATCGGCGCCTTCAACATCAGGACGTTTGGGGACAGCAAGATGTCCAACAAGACTATCGTGGGTATCATCGTCACTGTGAGTGCTGCGGGGTGAAAGGAGTAGTCCTGGCTGCTCTCTGGTCTCTGGGAAACAGCAAGCTCAAGGCACCTAGACAGTGGCTTTCTGCCAGCCGTTTGTCCATCCACCTATCCTTCCACCCACCCACTCATCCATCCATTGGCCCACTCATCCACACACCTATCCATCCAGCCATCTGTCCATCCGTCCATCAGTCCATCCACTCACCGACATCCACCCATGCACCCATCCGTCTATCTGCCCATCTGCTCTTGCCCTCCCCACCTACACGCCCATCTCCAACCTTGGCCCCTGGCTGAGGACGAGTGGTGCTCGACTCTGCCTGGGGTCCTCACTCAGAGCAGCTTGCAAACAAGGTGCTGCTGGGATAACAGATGGGAGGTAGAAGGGTGTGAGAGGGCCCTGTATCACCCCAGGGTCCCTGCCCTTGACAAGCCATAAGAAACCCAGGACCTGCTTCTTCCTGTGCTCTCGGGTCTCCTGCTGCCACTGCAGCTTGGCACAGGCTCCCGTTGGTGCCCTTGTGAGCAGCTCCCGGCTGCAGGCGGGTGGTTCTGAGCTTGTCCCCCTAGATCGTGTTGGAGTATGACATCATCTTGGTGCAGGAGGTCCGCGATACTGATCTGAGCGCTGTGAAGAACCTGATGGACCAGCTCAACAGGTGACTCTGACAGGGCTGGGGGGTGGGTGCATGCTGGGTGCAAACGGGGCCCTGTGGCAGAGCCTGGCCAGCGTCCTGCCGCATCAGGGCAGCTCTCGCTCGGATGGCCACTGTGCCTAGGGGCAGCTTGCCAAGCTGCTTGGCCTTGGCCAGAGAGAGCCCTGTGGGAGCCAGGAGACATGGTgtgccttccttttcctctctgtgtctTGCTCTTAGTGTGTTGCCGCACCCATACACCTTTTTGGTCAGCAAGCCGCTGGGTCAGAGCACCTACAAGGAGCAGTATCTCTTCATCTACAAGTAAGGGCTGGCAGGATGGGAGGGCTTCAGCCAGAGTCCAACCTCCACAGTGTTGGCTGctgtccccactggcagctcCCCAGGGTGGGGAGCACCTCTGGGTGCCCCAGCTGTGGTGGAAATGGTGCTTCTCTTCTCCCCCAGGTTGGACATGGTCTCCGTGCTGGAAAGCTACTACTATGACAACAGCAGGGCTGGTATCTTCAGCAGGGAGCCCTTCATCGTGAAGCTTTCCTCACCCCACACACGTAAGCAGAGTTGGCACCTGGAAGCGTGCTGGCACCGCTTGCTGCTGATCTGGGGTCAGAGAGTGTCTGCTGCgcctccagcacctccaggcagAGTGGGCAGCAGCCCTCGAGACCGCACAAAGTGTTTGGGAGCTGTGCTCGGCCTCGGAGCAGGCCTGGCTCCTGGCCTTGGTGTGGCTTCACCTCCACCAGCACTGAGCGTGGCCCAGGGCCATGCGCTGGGCTAAGCGGGGGCTGCCAGAGCCGAAGCTGACCtcccagctcaggagcagagtTGCACACCTGGATCAGCCAGAACCCCTGCTCAGGGACTTTGCTGGGGTCATTCACTGCTGTGGGCCCTTCTCCCACCCATGCATGCCAGGGATCCCGGGTACCTCCCATCGTGTGCCATCTCCCACCGTGTGCCATCTGCCATTGCGTGCCTTCTCCTATCATGTTCCTTCTCCCACCTTGTGCCTTCTCCCATGACATGCCTTTTCCCATCACGTGCCTTCTCCCATCCTGTGCCTGCTCCCATCGCATGCCATCTGCCTCCACGTGCCGTCTCTCCCAGCCTCCCCATGTCAGCTCCCCATGCCACGCTCCCATGCACCCGTCTCTCCTCCCACCCACTCACTGTCTTCTTACCAAAGCCGAGGGGACTTCAGAGAAGTAATGGGAAACAAGAAGCAATTCCCAAACACGCGTGGAGGGATGGAGGCTGCCACAGCAGGGAAATTCAGGCCTCGAGGACAGCCAGGCGGCATAAAACAAGGCTGCTTTCATTTGGAAGCTTTTGCTGGCCGGCTGCCGGGCTTGGGCCCCCGGCGGCTGGTCTCCCTGGGGGTCTCTGCTCCCTTCCCAGGCCCTGGCGGCTCAGGGCTCGCGGCTCTTCTCCGGCAGCGGTGGAGGAGTTCGTGCTGGTGCCCCTGCACGCGGACCCCGACAACGCGGCGGCCGAGATCGACGCGCTCTACGACGTCTACGCGGACGTCGTCAGCAAGTGGGCGACTAACGTAAGCAGCgccgcagggcggcggggggcggcgggtggcCTCCCCGGGAGAGCGGCGccgtggcccggcccggcccggcctggggaGCCGGCGGGCGTCCGttggggccgagcggggccgagcggcgcctCGGAGCCGGGGCGATGGCGGCTCGCTGGCCCCCCTCGCTGCTGGGCCGCCGGGCCTCCGCGGGCGACCCCGGCGGACCGGGtacggcggcgccgccccg carries:
- the INTS15 gene encoding integrator complex subunit 15 isoform X1; this translates as MSDIRHSLLRRDALSAAKEVLYHLDIYFSSQLQSAPLPLVDKGPAELLEEFLFQVPKERGAPPKRLNSLQELQLLEIMCNYFQEQTKDSVRQIIFSSLFSPQGNKADDNRMALLGKLVSMAVAVCRVPVLECAAFWLQRTPAVYCVRLARALVDDYCNLVPGSIQTLKQIFSASPRFCCQFITSVTALYDLSSDDLIPPSDLLELIVSWIFEDPRLILITFLNTPIAANLPIGFLELTPLTGLIRWCVKAPLAYKRKKKASLSNGHPPSKIAKDSPAGDDRDCHQLYSKLHLSVLQVLMMLQGHLTEKNLYGRLGLVPFDHVVPLVEEINRLSDELNPLNASKEIELALDRLAQALQVAMASGALLCTRDDLRTVCSRLPHNNLLQLVISGPVQQPTHGALPPGFYPHIHTPPLGYPAHAAHPALPAHPAHPAHPALPAHPVQTFIPGMTFPYRPIR
- the INTS15 gene encoding integrator complex subunit 15 isoform X3, which translates into the protein MSDIRHSLLRRDALSAAKEVLYHLDIYFSSQLQSAPLPLVDKGPAELLEEFLFQVPKERGAPPKRLNSLQELQLLEIMCNYFQEQTKDSVRQIIFSSLFSPQGNKADDNRMALLGKLVSMAVAVCRVPVLECAAFWLQRTPAVYCVRLARALVDDYCNLVPGSIQTLKQIFSASPRFCCQFITSVTALYDLSSDDLIPPSDLLELIVSWIFEDPRLILITFLNTPIAANLPIGFLELTPLTGLIRWCVKAPLAYKRKKKASLSNGHPPSKIAKDSPAGDDRDCHQLYSKLHLSVLQVLMMLQGHLTEKNLYGRLGLVPFDHVVPLVEEINRLSDELNPLNASKEIELALDRLAQALQVAMASGALLCTRVLFQMT
- the INTS15 gene encoding integrator complex subunit 15 isoform X2, with translation MCNYFQEQTKDSVRQIIFSSLFSPQGNKADDNRMALLGKLVSMAVAVCRVPVLECAAFWLQRTPAVYCVRLARALVDDYCNLVPGSIQTLKQIFSASPRFCCQFITSVTALYDLSSDDLIPPSDLLELIVSWIFEDPRLILITFLNTPIAANLPIGFLELTPLTGLIRWCVKAPLAYKRKKKASLSNGHPPSKIAKDSPAGDDRDCHQLYSKLHLSVLQVLMMLQGHLTEKNLYGRLGLVPFDHVVPLVEEINRLSDELNPLNASKEIELALDRLAQALQVAMASGALLCTRDDLRTVCSRLPHNNLLQLVISGPVQQPTHGALPPGFYPHIHTPPLGYPAHAAHPALPAHPAHPAHPALPAHPVQTFIPGMTFPYRPIR